The stretch of DNA TAAATAACCACCAGATTTTGCCCGATAAAAAGAAAGTCAGAATGCACTGGCAACCGCTGCGGGCTATTGTTCACCCGCCTATCGATACAAAAAACCTGACGCAAAACGACGCAACATGGCTAAAACAGGAAACGTATCGTATTATTGATGCCGAGTTGACAAAGGCATCAGCCGTGCAGGTTTAAACGAATCTTTTCTTATGCAAGTGACCCCCGAAATGCTGCAAAAAATTGCTCATCTGGCCCGGCTGGAGGTACATCCCGACGAAGAAACCGACCTGCTGCAAAGTCTGAACGGTGTACTGACCTGGATGGAGCAACTCAATGAGGTAGACACCACGGGCGTGGAGCCATTGACGCACATTTCTGCTGAAATCAACGTGCTGCGCGATGATGTGACAGGTACTCACCTGCCCCGCGAACAGGCACTCCAAAACGCTCCCCGGCAAAATGGCGTTTTCTTTGAAGTGCCGAAAGTGCTCGACTAATTCACACCGACCAATCTGTTATGGAACCATTCTCCTCCCGCATCGATCTTGCCCCGCTCACTGAAGCCATCGGTGCTATCCGAGCCGAAGTCGGTAAAGTTATCGTTGGTCAGCAACAAACCATTGATTTGCTGCTGACGGCCCTGCTCGCCGACGGACACGTGCTGATCGAGGGCGTTCCAGGCGTGGCAAAAACGCTTACAGCCAAGTTGCTGGCAAAAACGCTCTCGGTGGGTTTCAGCCGGATTCAGTTTACGCCCGATTTGATGCCGTCGGATGTATTGGGCACATCGGTGTTTCAACCTAAAACCGGCGATTTTTCGTTTCGGCAGGGGCCGATTTTCTCGAATCTGGTGCTGATTGACGAAATCAACCGCGCGCCAGCCAAAACACAGGCCGCGCTGTTTGAGGTTATGGAAGAACGGCAAATCACGAACGATGGCACTACTTACCCGCTTGATGAGCCGTTTATGGTGCTGGCAACCCAAAACCCTATCGAACAGGAGGGTACGTATCGCCTGCCCGAAGCGCAACTCGACCGTTTCCTATTCAAAATTGTAGTTGACTATCCTACCGAAGCCGCCGAGATTGACATTCTGCGCGGTCATCATAAACGGCGAAATCTGACCGACGCGCTCGACGCCATAACCGCCGTGCTGACCGCCGACCAACTCATCAGCCTGCGAACGCAGGTACAGCACGTGCATGTCGAAGACCATTTGTTTAGCTACATTGCCCAGCTTGTGCAAGCTACCCGCGCCAACAAATCGCTATACTTAGGCGCATCGCCCCGCGCATCGGTAGCTTTGCTGAACGGTGCCAAAGCCCTTGCCACGCTGCGAGGCCGCGATTTTATCACGCCCGAAGACGTGCAGGAATTAGCCGCACCCGTGTTGAGGCACCGCGTTTTGCTCACACCCG from Spirosoma montaniterrae encodes:
- the gatC gene encoding Asp-tRNA(Asn)/Glu-tRNA(Gln) amidotransferase subunit GatC; translated protein: MQVTPEMLQKIAHLARLEVHPDEETDLLQSLNGVLTWMEQLNEVDTTGVEPLTHISAEINVLRDDVTGTHLPREQALQNAPRQNGVFFEVPKVLD
- a CDS encoding AAA family ATPase, with translation MEPFSSRIDLAPLTEAIGAIRAEVGKVIVGQQQTIDLLLTALLADGHVLIEGVPGVAKTLTAKLLAKTLSVGFSRIQFTPDLMPSDVLGTSVFQPKTGDFSFRQGPIFSNLVLIDEINRAPAKTQAALFEVMEERQITNDGTTYPLDEPFMVLATQNPIEQEGTYRLPEAQLDRFLFKIVVDYPTEAAEIDILRGHHKRRNLTDALDAITAVLTADQLISLRTQVQHVHVEDHLFSYIAQLVQATRANKSLYLGASPRASVALLNGAKALATLRGRDFITPEDVQELAAPVLRHRVLLTPEREMEGGTADEVIGQLVQRVEVPR